One genomic region from bacterium encodes:
- a CDS encoding histidine kinase N-terminal 7TM domain-containing protein produces MTFYNVTTFLAGLVNLALAIFVLIQGKGRPVTRVFSLLALILAVWSFGSWGLSVASSQEEAVIWAHIFFSVSFLPPTFLFLMIFITNDLRRINKVICLLSYLIALFLQFSNWTGYLFQGVTYHDFGKFYFPSAGSVFFLEGINHWSVIGYGIYLLLRKYRLTGKLIEKTRIKYIITAVSIALLGAISNIALLLGLKVYPLAYLTLICCMTLITYTILKHHLMEIEIVIRGCLKISNMIGEHNFPAVKISMCRLFQ; encoded by the coding sequence ATGACCTTTTACAATGTTACCACTTTCTTGGCCGGGCTGGTCAATCTGGCTCTGGCTATCTTCGTTCTTATTCAAGGCAAAGGCCGACCCGTAACCAGGGTGTTTTCTCTCTTAGCCCTGATCCTGGCTGTCTGGAGTTTTGGCTCCTGGGGGCTTTCTGTTGCTTCAAGCCAGGAAGAAGCCGTAATATGGGCTCATATATTCTTTAGTGTGAGCTTTTTGCCTCCAACCTTTCTTTTCCTTATGATTTTTATTACGAATGACCTCAGAAGAATAAATAAGGTAATATGCCTCTTATCCTATCTTATTGCCCTCTTTCTTCAATTCTCTAATTGGACTGGCTACTTGTTTCAGGGTGTCACCTATCATGATTTTGGTAAATTCTATTTCCCCTCTGCTGGTTCAGTATTCTTTCTTGAAGGAATAAATCACTGGTCGGTAATAGGTTATGGAATTTATTTATTACTCAGAAAGTATCGACTGACAGGAAAATTGATCGAGAAGACTCGAATCAAATATATTATTACTGCTGTTTCTATAGCTCTTCTCGGTGCCATTTCCAATATTGCCCTTCTCCTTGGCCTAAAGGTATATCCTCTTGCCTATCTAACTCTTATTTGTTGTATGACCTTAATCACTTACACTATCCTGAAGCATCATCTTATGGAAATCGAGATAGTTATAAGAGGCTGTTTAAAAATTAGCAATATGATTGGGGAACACAACTTCCCCGCTGTCAAAATCAGCATGTGCCGACTTTTTCAATAG
- a CDS encoding outer membrane protein transport protein — MLKKGLFMLGVTLLFEVSQISAAFGAAYEGGGLGTRALSMAGAFIGEASDWTAVYWNPAGLAQLKGRGIGSSFEYVPLSGSDGNSLANPFPPLMNADQGDIFFQFPHPTTGDRTEPLSFNEKDIDVTVYLPGLGGYTPFKGLVVAGAVYVPLGYSSEWKDAVAENTISASYQVETYEIVYNLSVSREVMSNLSLGAGLNLLQGKYERHARKKTPLYTYNFDMDGDGIGLEGVLGIWYKIRPYLALGGVYRSGGELSFDGKAKMGHSLVDVVPDESSDYTQKFKHPATYGLGLAFRPIPSLTLTTDWVRTDWSKQRKDIDFDQPDQTFLKDKDERSDWEDTDRFRVGLEYRVNNRWSLRGGFFVDPSPVPDKAVSLTNLVDVDRNFYTLGAGLDLNNWQLNLGYVRADGDREINGVLYERDSYGFQTTCVYQF, encoded by the coding sequence ATGTTAAAGAAAGGCTTGTTTATGTTAGGTGTGACTCTGCTTTTTGAGGTGAGTCAGATTTCGGCCGCCTTTGGCGCGGCGTATGAAGGAGGGGGATTGGGGACCCGGGCGCTATCAATGGCCGGGGCATTTATTGGTGAAGCCTCGGATTGGACCGCCGTATATTGGAATCCGGCAGGGCTGGCTCAACTTAAGGGGAGAGGCATAGGAAGTAGTTTTGAATATGTGCCTCTAAGTGGAAGTGATGGGAATTCATTGGCGAATCCATTTCCGCCTCTAATGAATGCAGATCAAGGAGACATATTCTTCCAATTCCCTCATCCAACCACTGGTGACCGTACCGAACCCCTCAGTTTTAACGAAAAAGATATCGATGTCACCGTCTATTTACCCGGACTGGGAGGCTATACCCCATTTAAAGGTCTGGTGGTGGCTGGAGCGGTCTATGTCCCCCTGGGTTATTCTTCGGAATGGAAGGATGCCGTGGCCGAGAATACCATAAGCGCCTCTTACCAGGTAGAAACGTATGAGATAGTTTACAACCTCTCTGTATCAAGGGAGGTTATGTCTAATCTATCTTTGGGCGCCGGTTTGAATCTTCTGCAAGGCAAGTATGAAAGACACGCCAGGAAAAAAACCCCTCTCTACACTTATAACTTCGATATGGACGGAGATGGGATAGGGTTGGAAGGGGTGTTGGGGATATGGTATAAGATCAGACCTTATCTCGCCCTTGGTGGAGTCTATCGGAGTGGGGGTGAATTATCCTTTGATGGAAAGGCCAAGATGGGACATAGTTTAGTAGATGTAGTTCCAGATGAGAGTAGTGATTATACCCAGAAATTCAAACATCCGGCTACCTATGGTCTTGGTTTAGCCTTTAGGCCGATCCCTTCCCTTACCCTAACCACAGACTGGGTAAGAACAGATTGGAGTAAACAGAGGAAGGACATAGACTTTGACCAGCCGGATCAGACATTCCTTAAAGATAAGGATGAGCGTTCAGACTGGGAAGATACCGACCGTTTTCGAGTTGGCCTCGAGTATAGAGTAAATAATAGGTGGTCTCTCAGAGGAGGATTTTTTGTTGACCCATCACCTGTACCGGATAAGGCCGTAAGTCTGACTAATCTGGTAGATGTGGATAGAAATTTCTATACCTTAGGGGCCGGTTTAGACCTGAATAATTGGCAGCTTAACCTTGGCTATGTCCGTGCTGATGGAGATAGAGAGATAAATGGTGTGCTTTATGAGAGAGACTCCTATGGGTTCCAGACAACCTGTGTCTATCAGTTCTAA